From Candidatus Hydrogenedentota bacterium, a single genomic window includes:
- a CDS encoding PAS domain S-box protein: MDESHSELAWLRTLLHSMEDALFVHDLDGRILECNNAACARMGYTREELLRMRTHDFDAPEFAAGFQERLSEQLAKKRYRCEGVHLAKDGTPIHVDIHTTMIDFLGQPAVLAVMRDITDRKRAETERETLRTRVLQAEKLESLGVMAGGIAHDFNNLLMGVLGNASIAMLDVPEDSRVKRCLEQIESAAQRAANLSQQMLAYSGRATFTFKRLDLRHLVQKAAPSLAASIGKHHRIEYRLDGDASIHADESQLRQVLSGLVANASEAYGDNEGVITVSLRVEHIDHDMLAARHIVGTLTDGTHAVIEVSDSGCGMDERLIERIFDPFFTTKFTGRGLGLAAVIGIVRGHRGAISVSSAVGKGSTFRVYLPAAVSKAVEAATAPRKSAPSADGAVLVVDDEEAVINVSKHGLERAGYTVFTASSGKEAIDLFGAHADEVGLVILDMTMPRMSGEETFRALKAVRDDVRVVVSSGYSRADAALRFDSDQIEDFLQKPYRARELVALVSRIFQRPAPVEASRSTDFQI, translated from the coding sequence ATGGACGAGTCGCACTCAGAGTTGGCGTGGCTGCGCACGCTGCTGCACAGCATGGAAGACGCGCTGTTCGTTCACGACCTCGACGGCCGGATACTCGAGTGCAACAACGCCGCGTGCGCGCGCATGGGGTATACGCGCGAAGAACTGCTGAGGATGCGCACGCACGATTTCGACGCGCCGGAATTTGCGGCAGGCTTTCAGGAACGGTTGAGCGAGCAACTCGCGAAGAAGCGGTATCGTTGCGAGGGCGTACATCTCGCGAAGGACGGCACGCCGATCCACGTCGATATCCACACCACGATGATCGACTTCCTCGGCCAGCCGGCGGTCCTCGCGGTCATGCGCGATATCACGGATCGCAAACGCGCGGAGACCGAACGGGAAACGCTGCGCACGCGCGTGCTCCAGGCGGAGAAACTCGAGAGCCTCGGTGTGATGGCCGGCGGTATCGCGCACGATTTCAACAACCTCCTGATGGGCGTGCTCGGGAACGCGAGCATCGCGATGCTTGACGTGCCCGAAGATTCGCGCGTGAAGCGCTGCCTCGAACAAATCGAGTCGGCGGCGCAGCGCGCTGCGAACCTGTCGCAGCAGATGCTCGCCTACTCCGGGCGCGCGACGTTTACCTTTAAGCGGCTCGATTTACGCCACCTCGTGCAAAAGGCGGCGCCCTCGCTCGCCGCGTCCATCGGCAAACACCACCGGATCGAGTACCGCCTGGACGGCGACGCATCGATCCACGCGGACGAATCGCAGTTGCGCCAGGTGCTGTCCGGGCTTGTTGCAAACGCGTCGGAAGCCTACGGCGATAACGAAGGCGTAATAACGGTTTCGCTCCGCGTCGAGCACATTGACCACGATATGCTCGCCGCGCGCCACATCGTCGGCACGTTGACCGACGGGACCCATGCCGTGATCGAAGTATCCGATTCCGGCTGCGGCATGGACGAGCGGCTCATCGAGCGCATCTTCGATCCGTTCTTCACAACCAAATTCACCGGGCGAGGCCTGGGCCTTGCCGCCGTAATAGGCATCGTGCGCGGCCACCGCGGCGCAATATCCGTCAGTTCGGCCGTGGGCAAGGGCAGCACGTTCCGGGTCTATCTGCCCGCAGCCGTTTCAAAGGCCGTCGAAGCCGCCACAGCGCCGCGCAAATCGGCGCCATCGGCGGACGGCGCCGTGCTCGTCGTGGACGACGAAGAAGCCGTAATCAACGTCAGCAAGCATGGACTCGAACGTGCCGGGTACACCGTATTCACGGCGTCCAGCGGGAAAGAAGCCATCGATCTTTTCGGCGCCCACGCCGATGAGGTCGGCCTTGTCATCCTCGATATGACGATGCCGCGCATGAGCGGCGAAGAAACGTTTCGCGCATTGAAGGCAGTCCGTGACGACGTGCGCGTCGTGGTCTCAAGCGGATACAGCCGCGCCGACGCGGCGCTTCGGTTTGACTCGGACCAGATCGAGGACTTCCTACAGAAGCCGTACCGCGCGCGGGAACTGGTCGCGCTCGTTAGCCGCATCTTTCAGCGTCCCGCCCCGGTCGAGGCGTCGCGCTCGACTGATTTCCAGATCTGA
- a CDS encoding ABC transporter permease, whose amino-acid sequence MTSKRLECPQIIDQETGRGLFEAAKKQGIGHGEELLLDFAKTTAMDARGGAWIVALANHARANHAEFRWEGQQGEVADFVSLIEPGLRAEIKKRRAPAGFVEQTGETGIKVAAEVREFLGLIVDAVYWTAIGPFEGRGFRWGLWADELYEMGVRAVRINFLMNFLLGLTIAMMSAAQLRTFGLQIYVANLVMIGFARELAAVMTAVVISARTGAAIAAELATMKVQEEIDALRGMGLNVTQFLVAPKLLALLIAMPCLTAIGMLSGIAGGMVWGTIALEIRWDAWLSQTLGAATLNDISQGMFKSLAFAIVIVLIGCHNGLRVQGGSRGVGLMTTRAVVMDIFAIIVIDMLFATLFYYVLD is encoded by the coding sequence ATGACCTCGAAACGACTGGAGTGCCCGCAAATCATCGACCAGGAGACCGGGCGTGGCCTGTTCGAAGCGGCAAAGAAGCAAGGCATCGGTCACGGCGAAGAATTGCTGCTCGATTTCGCGAAGACGACCGCGATGGACGCGCGCGGCGGCGCGTGGATCGTCGCGCTGGCGAACCATGCGCGCGCGAACCACGCTGAGTTTCGTTGGGAAGGGCAGCAAGGCGAAGTCGCAGACTTCGTTTCGCTCATCGAGCCCGGATTGCGCGCGGAGATCAAGAAGCGCCGCGCACCGGCGGGGTTTGTCGAGCAGACCGGTGAAACCGGAATCAAGGTCGCGGCGGAAGTGCGCGAGTTCCTGGGCCTCATTGTCGATGCCGTGTACTGGACGGCGATAGGCCCCTTCGAGGGGCGCGGGTTCCGGTGGGGCCTGTGGGCGGACGAGTTGTACGAGATGGGCGTCCGCGCGGTGCGCATCAATTTCCTGATGAATTTTCTGCTGGGTTTGACAATCGCAATGATGTCCGCGGCGCAGTTGCGCACGTTCGGCCTGCAAATCTACGTCGCCAATCTCGTCATGATCGGGTTTGCGCGCGAGCTCGCCGCGGTCATGACCGCAGTCGTAATTTCTGCGCGGACCGGCGCGGCCATTGCCGCGGAACTCGCGACGATGAAGGTGCAGGAGGAAATCGACGCCCTGCGCGGCATGGGCCTCAACGTGACGCAGTTTCTCGTCGCGCCCAAACTGCTCGCGCTGCTCATCGCAATGCCCTGCCTTACGGCGATTGGCATGCTGTCCGGCATCGCGGGCGGCATGGTGTGGGGCACAATCGCGCTGGAAATTCGCTGGGACGCGTGGCTGAGCCAGACGCTCGGCGCCGCGACCCTGAACGACATTTCGCAGGGCATGTTCAAGAGCCTTGCGTTTGCGATTGTGATTGTATTGATTGGTTGTCACAATGGCCTGCGCGTGCAGGGCGGCTCCCGCGGCGTGGGCCTCATGACCACGCGCGCCGTCGTCATGGACATCTTTGCCATTATCGTAATCGACATGCTGTTCGCCACACTGTTCTACTATGTGCTGGACTGA
- the ligA gene encoding NAD-dependent DNA ligase LigA, with protein MGGKAAKTFDDAGKRCAKLRSEIERHNRLYFVDAAPEISDQAFDHLLKELQEIEAQFPELITPDSPTQRVGGAPLDGFETVEHDVPMLSIDNTYNADELRAFDERVQRGLGGDAPTYVAELKVDGVAVSVRYEKGTLVRAATRGDGERGDNVTANVKTIRAVPLRLEGRPPAALEARGEVYMRRQELERLNALREESGEPPLANPRNTTAGTLKLLDPKAVAQRRLEIVFYDVASRDGDAFDSHWKTLEALRSFGLPTSKYSERCRDIDAVLRVVDKWADKRHELDFEIDGLVIKVDSAAHRTRLGATSKSPRWVIAYKYPAQVARTKLLNIAVQVGKTGTLTPVAEMEPVVLAGTTVKRATLHNFEELARKDVRVGDSVEIQKAGEIIPQVLRSIPELRPKGSKPYPVPSKCPECGGEVHKDPEGVYLRCLNLSCPAQVKEKLRYFASRDAMDIEGLGPALIDQLVEARLVRGPADLYSLTQGQLENLERMGKKSAQNLIEAIEASKRRPLSRLLTGLGIRHVGEHTGEVLASHYGSIDKLMDAPVAGLSDIHEIGSVVAASVHDFFHTEENRDLIARLKECGLAMRETARAATAGPRPFDGKTFVVTGTLQKYTRDGIHDRIKALGGRAASNISGNTDYLVAGEKAGSKLNKARQLGVKVLSEDEFEQLAGDAQ; from the coding sequence ATGGGTGGGAAAGCTGCAAAAACGTTCGACGACGCGGGCAAGCGCTGCGCCAAATTGCGTTCGGAAATCGAGCGGCACAACCGGTTGTACTTCGTTGACGCAGCCCCGGAAATCTCGGATCAAGCGTTTGACCATCTTCTGAAGGAATTGCAGGAGATCGAGGCGCAGTTTCCCGAGTTAATCACGCCGGACAGCCCGACGCAACGCGTCGGCGGCGCGCCGCTCGACGGGTTCGAGACGGTCGAGCACGACGTGCCGATGCTCTCGATTGACAACACCTACAACGCGGACGAATTGCGCGCATTTGACGAGCGCGTCCAGCGCGGACTTGGCGGCGACGCGCCAACGTATGTCGCCGAGCTAAAGGTAGACGGTGTCGCCGTCTCGGTGCGTTACGAAAAGGGCACATTGGTCCGCGCGGCGACACGCGGCGACGGCGAGCGCGGCGACAACGTTACGGCGAACGTGAAAACGATTCGCGCCGTACCGTTGCGCCTGGAAGGCAGACCGCCGGCAGCATTGGAAGCGCGCGGCGAGGTGTACATGCGGCGGCAGGAACTCGAGCGGCTGAACGCGCTGCGCGAGGAGTCGGGCGAACCGCCCCTGGCGAACCCGCGCAACACCACCGCGGGCACGCTGAAATTGCTCGATCCAAAGGCCGTCGCGCAACGCCGGCTCGAGATTGTGTTCTACGACGTCGCCTCGCGGGACGGCGACGCGTTCGATTCGCATTGGAAAACGCTCGAGGCGTTGCGCTCGTTTGGACTTCCAACAAGCAAATACAGCGAACGCTGCCGCGATATCGATGCTGTATTGCGCGTCGTGGACAAATGGGCGGACAAGCGGCACGAGCTCGATTTCGAGATCGACGGGCTTGTAATCAAAGTCGATTCCGCCGCGCACCGCACGCGGCTCGGCGCGACGTCGAAATCGCCGCGCTGGGTCATCGCCTACAAATACCCGGCGCAAGTCGCGCGCACAAAGCTGCTCAACATTGCGGTTCAAGTCGGCAAGACGGGCACGTTGACGCCCGTCGCGGAAATGGAGCCGGTTGTTCTCGCGGGCACGACGGTGAAACGAGCGACCCTGCACAACTTCGAGGAACTCGCGCGCAAAGACGTGCGCGTCGGCGATTCGGTCGAGATTCAGAAGGCCGGCGAGATCATTCCACAGGTGCTTCGCTCGATTCCGGAGTTGCGGCCAAAAGGTTCTAAGCCGTATCCGGTCCCTTCGAAATGTCCGGAGTGCGGCGGCGAAGTGCACAAGGACCCGGAAGGCGTATACCTGCGCTGTCTAAACCTGTCGTGCCCCGCGCAGGTCAAAGAGAAGCTGCGCTACTTCGCGTCGCGCGACGCAATGGACATCGAAGGGCTTGGGCCTGCGTTGATCGACCAGTTGGTGGAGGCGCGGCTCGTGCGAGGGCCCGCGGACCTGTATTCGCTGACGCAGGGGCAGCTTGAGAACCTCGAACGCATGGGCAAGAAATCGGCGCAAAACCTGATCGAAGCGATCGAAGCGAGTAAGCGGCGCCCCCTGAGCAGATTGTTAACCGGCCTTGGCATTCGCCACGTCGGCGAGCACACCGGCGAGGTGCTGGCATCCCACTATGGCTCGATCGATAAACTGATGGACGCTCCCGTGGCCGGCCTGAGCGACATCCACGAGATCGGCAGCGTGGTCGCCGCTAGCGTGCACGATTTCTTCCACACGGAAGAGAACCGCGATCTAATTGCGCGGCTTAAGGAATGCGGACTTGCGATGCGCGAAACGGCCCGCGCGGCAACAGCCGGCCCTCGTCCGTTCGACGGCAAGACGTTTGTCGTCACCGGCACGCTGCAAAAGTACACGCGTGACGGTATCCATGATCGCATCAAGGCGCTCGGGGGTCGCGCCGCGTCGAACATCAGCGGTAACACGGACTATCTCGTTGCAGGCGAAAAAGCCGGTTCCAAACTGAATAAGGCCCGGCAACTCGGCGTCAAGGTCTTGTCCGAAGACGAATTCGAGCAACTGGCGGGCGACGCGCAATGA
- a CDS encoding ABC transporter ATP-binding protein, with translation MPEKNDDIIEVRNLVTHYGETLVLSDVSFTVRRGEVFVIIGGSGCGKTTLLKHMTGLLHPTSGSVRHDGTEIARMDEDELAKVQRGIGIAFQSGGLFNSMTVGDNVALPLREYGNADAELINAIVKLKLSLVGLADAEELMPSELSGGMRKRAGLARAIALDPPVIYFDEPSAGLDPIMASGLDDLIAKLNALLGITFIIVTHELESIRKIAHRILMLDQGKAIFLGSLDEAEHSDVARVKQFFERRPDDYIAQRTALAG, from the coding sequence ATGCCTGAGAAAAACGACGATATCATCGAAGTCCGCAATCTCGTGACGCACTACGGCGAGACCCTTGTGCTGTCGGACGTGTCGTTTACCGTGCGCCGCGGCGAAGTGTTTGTGATCATCGGCGGCAGCGGGTGCGGAAAGACGACCTTGCTGAAACACATGACCGGACTGCTCCATCCGACCTCCGGTTCCGTCAGGCACGACGGCACCGAGATCGCCCGGATGGACGAAGACGAACTTGCGAAGGTCCAACGCGGAATCGGCATCGCGTTCCAGTCGGGCGGCCTGTTCAACTCGATGACCGTGGGCGACAATGTGGCCCTGCCATTGCGCGAGTACGGAAACGCAGACGCTGAATTGATCAACGCGATCGTCAAACTGAAGCTCAGCCTCGTGGGCTTGGCCGACGCCGAGGAACTCATGCCGAGCGAGCTGTCCGGCGGCATGCGCAAACGCGCCGGGCTTGCTCGGGCGATCGCGCTCGATCCACCCGTTATTTACTTCGACGAACCGTCCGCGGGCCTCGATCCGATCATGGCTTCGGGCCTCGACGACCTGATTGCGAAACTGAACGCACTCTTGGGGATTACGTTCATTATCGTGACGCACGAACTGGAATCGATCCGGAAAATCGCGCACCGCATACTCATGCTCGACCAGGGCAAAGCGATCTTTCTGGGTTCGTTGGACGAAGCGGAACATTCGGACGTTGCGCGCGTGAAGCAGTTCTTCGAGCGGCGTCCCGACGACTATATCGCGCAGCGTACGGCCTTGGCGGGCTGA